The following proteins come from a genomic window of Anaerobutyricum hallii:
- the infB gene encoding translation initiation factor IF-2 — MPKMRVHEVAKLLDKSSKEIITKLKEQGVEVQSHMSTVSDENVEKLKAEFQKKESGNNRGNNDNRGNRNDNRGNRNDNRGDNRNNNRDNRGNRNDNRGDNRNNNRNNDNRGNRNDNRGNRNDNRGDNRNNNRNNDNRGGRNDNRGDNRNNNRGGNDRRNKSSMGDTPINAKETRNGKENRHDINREHSRDNKENNRNENRGGKNNRRNNRNNDFGGQRKQKNNKKQQQAPVQPPKQEEPKEDVIRNITLPDPVSLKDLADACKIQPSVIIKKLFMAGQMVTINTEFSFDDAAEIALEYNCIAEEEVKVDVIEELLKEEEEDERNLTSRPPVVCVMGHVDHGKTSLLDAIRSTHVTAGEAGGITQHIGAYVVEINGEKITFLDTPGHEAFTSMRLRGAQATDIAVLVVAADDGVMPQTIEAINHAKAAEVEVIVAVNKIDKEGANVDRVKQELTEYGLIAEDWGGSTVFVPVSAKTGEGINELLEMISLTAEVLELKANAKRRARGLVIEAKLDKGRGPVATILIQKGTLHVGDSINVGHAFGRVRAMMDDKGNRVKAAGPSTPVEILGLNDVPFSGEVLMAHGNEKEARATADAFIAYGREKMLEETKNKLSLDDLFDQIQAGNVKELNLVVKADVQGSVEAVKQSLMKLSNEEVMIKVVHGGVGAINESDVILASASNAIIIGFNVRPDAMAKAAAEREKVDMRLYRVIYNAIEDIEAAIKGMLDPVYREKVIGHVEVRQIYKASGVGTIAGCYVLDGSITKDAQSRIVRDGIVIYEGELASLKRFKDDVKEVKSGFECGIVFEKYNDIKEGDQIEAFVMEEIPR, encoded by the coding sequence ATGCCAAAAATGAGAGTACATGAAGTAGCAAAGTTATTAGATAAAAGCAGCAAGGAAATTATTACAAAGTTAAAAGAGCAGGGAGTTGAAGTACAGAGTCATATGAGTACGGTATCAGATGAAAATGTAGAAAAATTAAAAGCAGAATTCCAGAAAAAAGAATCTGGCAATAATAGAGGTAATAACGATAACCGCGGTAACCGTAACGATAACAGAGGAAATCGTAACGATAATCGTGGAGATAACAGAAACAATAACCGCGATAATCGCGGAAACCGCAATGATAATCGCGGGGATAACAGAAACAATAACCGTAATAACGATAACCGCGGCAACCGTAACGATAACAGAGGAAATCGTAACGATAATCGTGGAGATAACAGAAACAATAATCGTAATAACGATAATCGTGGCGGCCGTAATGATAATCGTGGGGACAACAGAAACAATAACCGCGGCGGTAATGACAGAAGAAATAAGTCTTCTATGGGAGATACTCCGATTAACGCAAAGGAAACAAGAAACGGTAAAGAAAACCGTCATGATATTAATCGTGAACACAGCCGCGACAATAAAGAAAATAACAGAAATGAAAATCGTGGTGGAAAGAATAACCGCCGCAATAATCGCAACAATGATTTTGGCGGACAGAGAAAGCAGAAGAACAATAAGAAACAGCAGCAGGCTCCTGTACAGCCACCAAAACAGGAAGAGCCAAAGGAAGATGTAATCCGTAATATTACTCTGCCAGATCCAGTATCTTTAAAAGATTTAGCAGATGCCTGTAAGATTCAGCCATCAGTTATCATTAAAAAGCTTTTCATGGCTGGACAGATGGTTACGATCAACACAGAGTTTTCTTTTGATGATGCAGCAGAGATTGCTTTAGAATACAACTGTATTGCAGAAGAAGAAGTAAAAGTTGATGTGATCGAAGAACTCTTAAAAGAGGAAGAAGAGGATGAGAGAAACTTAACAAGCAGACCACCAGTTGTCTGTGTTATGGGTCATGTTGACCATGGTAAAACTTCTCTTCTTGATGCAATTCGTTCTACACATGTTACAGCAGGCGAAGCAGGTGGAATCACACAGCATATCGGTGCGTATGTAGTAGAGATTAATGGAGAAAAGATTACATTCTTAGATACTCCTGGTCATGAAGCATTTACTTCTATGCGTCTTCGTGGAGCGCAGGCAACAGATATTGCTGTTTTAGTTGTTGCTGCAGATGATGGTGTTATGCCACAGACAATCGAGGCAATCAACCATGCAAAGGCTGCCGAAGTAGAAGTTATCGTTGCTGTTAATAAGATTGACAAAGAGGGCGCAAATGTTGATCGTGTAAAACAGGAACTTACAGAGTATGGTCTTATTGCAGAAGACTGGGGTGGAAGTACAGTATTTGTACCGGTTTCTGCTAAGACAGGTGAAGGAATTAATGAACTTTTAGAGATGATTTCTCTTACTGCCGAAGTATTAGAGCTTAAGGCAAATGCAAAGAGAAGAGCAAGAGGTCTTGTTATCGAGGCGAAGCTTGATAAAGGTCGTGGTCCGGTAGCAACAATCCTTATTCAGAAAGGTACTCTTCATGTAGGAGACAGTATCAATGTAGGCCACGCATTTGGTCGTGTTCGTGCAATGATGGATGATAAAGGTAATCGTGTAAAGGCAGCAGGCCCATCTACACCAGTAGAGATTCTTGGTCTTAACGATGTACCATTCTCCGGTGAAGTTCTCATGGCTCATGGAAATGAAAAAGAGGCAAGAGCAACAGCAGATGCATTTATTGCTTATGGAAGAGAAAAAATGCTTGAAGAGACAAAGAATAAGTTATCTCTTGATGACCTGTTCGATCAGATTCAGGCAGGTAATGTAAAAGAATTAAATCTCGTTGTAAAAGCCGATGTACAGGGCTCTGTAGAAGCAGTAAAACAGAGTCTCATGAAGCTTTCTAACGAAGAAGTTATGATCAAGGTTGTTCATGGTGGTGTAGGTGCCATTAATGAATCTGACGTAATCTTAGCTTCCGCATCGAATGCGATCATCATCGGGTTTAATGTACGTCCGGATGCGATGGCAAAGGCTGCCGCAGAAAGAGAAAAGGTTGATATGAGATTATATCGTGTCATCTATAATGCGATTGAAGATATTGAAGCAGCGATCAAGGGTATGTTAGATCCTGTTTACAGAGAAAAAGTAATCGGTCACGTAGAAGTACGTCAGATTTACAAAGCTTCTGGAGTTGGAACAATCGCTGGATGTTACGTACTTGACGGTTCTATCACAAAAGATGCACAATCACGTATCGTTCGTGACGGTATCGTTATTTATGAAGGAGAACTGGCATCTCTGAAGCGTTTCAAAGATGACGTAAAAGAAGTAAAATCAGGTTTCGAATGTGGTATCGTTTTCGAAAAATATAATGATATTAAAGAGGGCGATCAGATCGAAGCTTTCGTAATGGAAGAAATTCCTAGATAA
- the rbfA gene encoding 30S ribosome-binding factor RbfA: MRKNSVKNTRINSEVLKELSRIISREIKDPRIAPMTSVVSVEVAPDLKTCKAYISVLGDKEAQESTLEGLRSAHGYIRRELARSINLRNTPDVRFILDQSIEYGVNMSKKIDEINAAMHAKEKEASEE, from the coding sequence ATGAGAAAAAACAGTGTAAAAAATACCCGAATTAATTCTGAGGTATTAAAAGAATTAAGCCGGATTATTTCCAGAGAGATCAAGGACCCTAGAATTGCTCCTATGACTTCTGTTGTATCCGTAGAGGTGGCTCCGGATTTAAAGACCTGTAAAGCTTATATCAGTGTACTTGGTGATAAAGAAGCACAGGAATCTACTCTAGAGGGGCTTAGAAGTGCGCATGGCTATATCCGTCGTGAATTAGCCCGCAGTATTAACTTAAGAAACACACCGGATGTTCGTTTTATTCTTGATCAGTCGATAGAATATGGCGTAAATATGTCAAAGAAGATTGATGAGATTAATGCAGCAATGCATGCAAAAGAAAAGGAGGCATCCGAAGAATGA
- a CDS encoding DHH family phosphoesterase: MSTDKRENMTFAERKKEFELQIQNAETIAISGHMNPDGDCIGSCLGLYTYIVEQYPEKQVTLLLEPVQEKFSFLKYADQITQKKESTEPYDLFFSLDCSDTERLHEFKKYFEEAKYKICVDHHFTNQGFGDLQFIVPDASSTCEVLFSMFDWEKISLACAQDLYMGIVHDTGVFKHTNTTRKTMETAGALLEKGIHSEDIIDRTFYKKSYVQNQILGRALMESIVLLHGKVIFSIIRKRDFDFYGINSSDLDGIIDQLRVTEGIECAILLYEKEDGNFKVSMRSNDAVDVSAIAQIFGGGGHIKAAGCTVHGQPRDIVMNITHMVEHQLNESGEKQESIYDKRNS, translated from the coding sequence ATGAGTACAGATAAGAGAGAAAATATGACATTTGCCGAAAGAAAAAAAGAGTTTGAACTTCAGATTCAGAACGCAGAGACAATTGCCATATCCGGTCATATGAATCCGGACGGGGACTGTATCGGTTCCTGTCTTGGACTCTATACCTATATTGTGGAACAGTATCCAGAGAAACAGGTAACACTATTATTAGAACCGGTACAGGAAAAGTTTTCTTTTTTGAAATATGCGGATCAGATTACTCAAAAAAAAGAAAGTACGGAACCGTATGACCTGTTTTTTTCTCTTGATTGTTCCGATACAGAACGTCTTCATGAATTTAAAAAATATTTTGAAGAAGCAAAATACAAGATATGCGTAGATCATCATTTTACCAATCAGGGATTTGGTGATCTGCAATTTATCGTACCGGATGCTTCTTCTACTTGTGAAGTATTATTTTCTATGTTTGACTGGGAAAAGATTTCCCTTGCCTGTGCACAGGATTTATATATGGGTATTGTTCATGATACAGGTGTATTCAAACACACCAATACAACAAGAAAGACGATGGAGACAGCAGGTGCTTTACTTGAAAAAGGAATCCATTCAGAAGATATCATTGATCGAACATTTTACAAAAAATCTTATGTGCAGAATCAGATACTTGGAAGAGCACTTATGGAAAGTATTGTACTCTTACATGGAAAAGTAATCTTTTCGATTATCCGTAAAAGAGATTTTGATTTTTACGGAATTAACAGCAGTGATCTTGATGGTATCATTGATCAGCTTCGTGTAACAGAGGGCATTGAATGTGCCATTCTTCTTTATGAGAAAGAAGATGGTAACTTCAAAGTAAGTATGCGTTCTAATGATGCGGTAGATGTCAGCGCGATCGCTCAGATTTTTGGTGGTGGTGGCCATATCAAAGCTGCCGGCTGCACTGTGCATGGACAGCCAAGAGATATCGTTATGAATATCACACATATGGTAGAGCATCAGTTAAATGAATCAGGAGAAAAGCAGGAATCAATTTATGATAAGCGGAATTCTTAA
- the truB gene encoding tRNA pseudouridine(55) synthase TruB, with translation MISGILNIKKEAGFTSHDVVAKLRGIVHQKKIGHTGTLDPDATGVLPVCLGKATKLCDIIGDWDKTYEAVLLLGKETDTEDTSGKILEEKEVTVTEEEIQNIILSFQGTYDQIPPMYSAKKVNGKKLYELARQGIVIERKPCPVTLSSIHIKKIELPYVTFEVTCSKGTYIRSLCRDIGVKAGCGGCMAGLIRTRVSSFRIEEGFTLSEVEEMRDRDTLSEHIIPVDKVFLHLPAVFVKEKGEKLLYNGNPIAVDLYEKEPSAERQNANEKQEYIYTVGDRVRVYDSHHNFIGIYQLQENQVLKPYKLFL, from the coding sequence ATGATAAGCGGAATTCTTAATATAAAAAAAGAAGCAGGATTTACTTCCCATGATGTAGTAGCAAAGTTGCGCGGAATTGTACATCAGAAGAAAATCGGACACACAGGGACGCTTGATCCGGATGCGACAGGAGTACTTCCGGTGTGTCTTGGAAAGGCAACCAAGCTTTGTGATATTATTGGAGACTGGGATAAAACTTATGAGGCAGTTCTTCTCCTTGGAAAAGAAACAGACACTGAAGATACCAGTGGCAAGATTCTTGAGGAAAAAGAAGTGACAGTCACAGAAGAAGAAATACAAAACATTATACTTTCTTTTCAGGGTACGTATGACCAGATTCCACCCATGTATTCAGCTAAAAAGGTAAATGGAAAGAAGCTTTATGAGCTGGCACGACAGGGAATCGTTATTGAAAGAAAACCTTGTCCGGTTACGCTTTCTTCTATTCACATTAAAAAGATAGAACTCCCTTATGTTACTTTTGAAGTAACTTGTTCAAAAGGAACGTATATCCGAAGCCTTTGCCGCGATATAGGGGTAAAAGCAGGATGTGGAGGATGCATGGCAGGTCTTATCCGTACCAGAGTTTCTTCATTTAGAATTGAGGAAGGATTTACGCTCTCAGAAGTAGAAGAAATGAGGGACAGAGATACACTGTCAGAACATATCATACCAGTTGACAAAGTTTTTTTACATCTGCCAGCTGTTTTTGTAAAAGAAAAGGGAGAAAAACTTCTTTATAACGGGAATCCAATTGCTGTAGATTTATACGAAAAAGAACCATCAGCAGAAAGACAGAACGCAAATGAAAAGCAGGAGTACATATACACAGTCGGTGACAGAGTACGTGTATATGACAGTCACCATAATTTTATAGGGATTTATCAGCTTCAGGAAAACCAGGTATTAAAGCCTTATAAATTGTTTCTGTAA
- a CDS encoding bifunctional riboflavin kinase/FAD synthetase produces MEYITSSDFHFKNTAVALGKFEGIHRGHQLLMDEVKKQELHGLQSVVFTFDRPTRLTLTGDTKYKQIYTKEERKTILEKRGINILIEHPFTKEFAALTPERFIREVLVEKVGAKVIVVGTDFHFGKNRSGSILDLENLEEECGYHLIVVEKLQLDGKDISSTRIRASLEKGDMEEASALLGRNYSVSGEIIHGNALGRTIQVPTINQKVPSFKLLPPNGVYVSKIHWNDEVYYGITNIGTKPTVNDTNEKTVETNIFDFDKDVYGEKMVVELLHYHRKESRFSSVEALQTQLFKDIEFGKQFVAKIR; encoded by the coding sequence ATGGAATATATAACAAGCTCAGACTTTCATTTTAAAAACACCGCAGTTGCACTTGGAAAGTTTGAAGGAATTCACCGGGGACATCAGCTTTTAATGGACGAAGTAAAAAAACAGGAGCTTCATGGACTTCAAAGCGTTGTATTTACTTTTGACCGTCCAACCAGACTAACCCTTACCGGTGATACAAAATATAAACAGATCTATACAAAAGAAGAGAGAAAAACAATTCTTGAAAAAAGAGGAATCAATATATTGATTGAGCATCCTTTTACAAAAGAATTTGCTGCACTTACTCCGGAGAGATTTATCCGGGAAGTTCTTGTAGAAAAAGTAGGGGCAAAGGTCATTGTTGTCGGAACAGATTTTCATTTTGGAAAGAACCGGTCCGGCAGTATTTTAGATTTAGAAAACCTAGAAGAAGAATGTGGATATCATCTTATCGTTGTTGAAAAACTGCAGTTAGACGGAAAAGATATCAGCAGCACAAGAATTCGTGCATCTCTTGAAAAAGGAGACATGGAAGAAGCCAGTGCACTTTTAGGCAGAAACTACAGTGTTTCCGGAGAGATTATTCATGGAAATGCGCTAGGACGCACGATACAGGTTCCAACAATAAATCAGAAAGTGCCATCCTTTAAATTACTGCCGCCAAATGGCGTATATGTTTCAAAAATTCACTGGAATGATGAAGTATATTATGGCATTACCAATATCGGAACCAAGCCGACCGTAAACGACACCAATGAAAAAACAGTCGAAACCAATATATTTGATTTTGATAAGGATGTTTACGGAGAAAAGATGGTTGTAGAACTCTTACATTATCACAGAAAAGAAAGCCGTTTTTCTTCCGTAGAAGCATTGCAGACACAGCTTTTTAAAGATATTGAATTTGGAAAGCAATTTGTTGCAAAGATTAGGTAA
- a CDS encoding helix-turn-helix transcriptional regulator: MKKSLIEFYTRLAHGLAVQFGSNCEVVVHDLQGKDIEHSIIAIENGHVTGRRIGDGPSQIVLESLHNSKQNLKQEDKLAYLTKTKNGKILKSSTIFIRDDSDKIIGIFGINYDISLMLAMEKELSSFTGTIEEDTTKEPIAVNISDLLDELISQSVRHIGKPVTLMTKEDKVQVVRLLNEAGAFLITKSGPKVCQFLGISKYTLYSYLDEIKSKNTI, from the coding sequence ATGAAAAAATCTCTTATTGAATTCTACACAAGGCTTGCTCATGGTCTGGCTGTACAGTTCGGCTCTAACTGTGAAGTTGTTGTACATGACCTGCAGGGAAAAGACATAGAACACTCTATCATCGCCATTGAGAATGGACACGTAACTGGAAGAAGAATCGGTGACGGACCTTCTCAGATTGTTCTGGAGTCTCTTCATAATAGTAAGCAAAACTTAAAACAGGAAGATAAGCTCGCCTATCTCACAAAAACAAAAAATGGAAAAATCTTAAAATCAAGTACAATTTTTATTCGTGATGATTCTGATAAAATCATTGGAATTTTCGGAATCAATTATGACATTTCCTTAATGCTTGCTATGGAAAAAGAGCTATCTTCCTTCACTGGTACTATTGAAGAAGATACTACCAAAGAACCTATTGCTGTAAATATCAGCGATTTATTAGACGAATTAATCTCGCAGAGTGTACGGCATATCGGTAAGCCAGTTACCTTAATGACTAAGGAAGATAAGGTGCAGGTTGTCCGCCTTTTAAATGAAGCTGGTGCTTTCCTGATTACCAAATCCGGGCCAAAGGTCTGCCAGTTCTTAGGAATATCCAAATACACTCTGTATAGTTACTTAGATGAAATAAAATCGAAAAATACAATCTAA
- a CDS encoding M20/M25/M40 family metallo-hydrolase, with amino-acid sequence MTGNRPYIEKNPYSVLLKNLKEAIEAETKQKAVVKAFTGYTDTAVIAGKLHNTECMSYGPGSLQYAHKPDEFVEIRDIIRCEKVINYLVMSLCGER; translated from the coding sequence ATTACAGGAAACCGGCCATATATCGAAAAAAATCCATATTCCGTACTTCTTAAAAACTTAAAAGAAGCAATAGAAGCAGAGACAAAACAAAAAGCTGTGGTCAAAGCCTTTACCGGCTACACAGATACTGCAGTCATCGCAGGAAAGCTGCATAATACAGAATGTATGTCCTACGGTCCAGGAAGCCTGCAATATGCACATAAACCAGATGAATTTGTAGAAATTCGGGATATAATAAGGTGTGAAAAAGTGATAAATTATCTGGTAATGTCCCTGTGTGGGGAGAGATAA
- a CDS encoding AAA family ATPase: protein MNTIITIGRQYGSGGKEIGTKLAQYYNIPFYDKELLKVAAKESGICEEMFENFDEKPTTSFLYSLVMDPYALGYNATSFDMPLNQKVFLASFDAIKKVADEGPCIIVGRCADYALKDYDNKLNVFVHAPMSFKKSRIQEQYEIPEAKVKDVAIKTDKQRASYYNYYTSKKWGDLKSYDLCIDSSILGIDGTIELIKQAVALKEK, encoded by the coding sequence ATGAACACAATAATCACAATAGGAAGACAGTACGGAAGTGGCGGAAAAGAAATCGGAACGAAGCTCGCCCAATATTACAACATACCATTTTATGATAAAGAACTTTTAAAAGTAGCAGCGAAAGAAAGCGGTATCTGCGAAGAGATGTTTGAAAACTTTGATGAAAAGCCTACAACAAGTTTTCTCTATTCTCTTGTAATGGATCCATATGCATTAGGTTATAATGCAACATCCTTTGATATGCCTCTGAATCAGAAGGTATTCCTTGCCTCCTTTGATGCAATCAAAAAGGTAGCAGACGAAGGTCCATGTATTATCGTAGGCCGCTGTGCAGATTACGCCTTAAAAGATTATGACAATAAGCTGAATGTTTTCGTTCATGCGCCAATGTCCTTTAAGAAGTCCCGTATTCAGGAACAGTACGAGATTCCAGAAGCGAAAGTGAAGGATGTAGCTATCAAGACAGATAAGCAGAGAGCAAGCTATTATAATTACTACACTTCTAAAAAGTGGGGGGATTTAAAGAGTTATGATCTTTGCATTGACAGCAGTATCTTAGGTATTGATGGAACAATAGAACTGATTAAACAGGCAGTAGCATTAAAAGAGAAGTAA
- the pduB gene encoding propanediol utilization microcompartment protein PduB produces MNVNNFLQSEAAQFVGTAAANTIGLVIGTIHEDIKALLQIPDEYQAISIVSSRTGTVAQAIAIDDAVKAVNAKLLRFEMAIDAGKQCGQGCLFVLGAENISDARRLVEIALKQIDYWAACIYINEVGHMESHVTPRAGEILHEIFGTPLGKAFGVIGAAPAGIGIVAVDQAMKAAPVDIVWYGSPSHNLTMMNEFSAGISGDVSAVQKALEAGKQVGCELLRVCGITPISITKVHEVCGPDYVKENYTPTSCLKTDNTSDER; encoded by the coding sequence ATGAACGTGAATAATTTTTTGCAGTCCGAAGCAGCCCAGTTCGTCGGCACTGCTGCAGCAAACACCATTGGTCTTGTTATCGGAACAATTCATGAAGATATTAAGGCGCTTCTGCAGATTCCGGACGAATATCAGGCTATCAGTATTGTATCTTCCCGAACCGGAACTGTCGCACAGGCGATTGCGATCGATGATGCTGTAAAAGCAGTGAATGCGAAGCTGCTTCGTTTTGAGATGGCAATTGATGCTGGCAAACAGTGTGGACAGGGGTGTCTCTTTGTCCTTGGTGCAGAGAATATTTCCGATGCCAGAAGACTTGTAGAGATTGCCTTAAAGCAGATTGATTACTGGGCTGCCTGCATTTATATTAATGAAGTAGGACATATGGAATCCCATGTCACTCCACGTGCCGGCGAGATTCTCCATGAGATTTTTGGCACACCACTTGGCAAGGCATTCGGCGTAATTGGTGCCGCTCCTGCCGGAATCGGTATTGTCGCCGTTGATCAGGCAATGAAGGCTGCTCCCGTTGACATCGTATGGTACGGCTCTCCATCACATAATCTTACAATGATGAATGAATTTTCCGCAGGAATTTCCGGAGATGTATCCGCTGTCCAGAAGGCTTTAGAAGCCGGAAAACAAGTTGGTTGTGAACTGTTGCGTGTCTGCGGCATTACGCCAATTTCTATTACTAAAGTTCATGAGGTCTGCGGACCGGATTATGTAAAAGAGAACTATACACCAACATCCTGTTTAAAAACAGATAATACATCAGATGAGCGATGA